One part of the Ziziphus jujuba cultivar Dongzao chromosome 2, ASM3175591v1 genome encodes these proteins:
- the LOC107418221 gene encoding proline transporter 1, which yields MATMEAEGKTEPSSLAIEEGRKEGDRNLDFVLPSAHTIGHDSWQQVGLMLVTSFNCGYILSFSNLILVPLGWTWGIICLLVVGFYIAYGNWLLAAFHFVDGQRFIRYRDIMGSLYGREMYYITWAFQFLTLVLGNMGMILLGGRALKEINSVLTEDPLRLQYYIIITGVAYFLFAFLIPTMSDMKFCLGPSTIITVAYVVILLVLTGRDVGKRTNRERDYEIHGSMVGKVFNGFGAISAIVVCNTTGLLLEIQSTLRKPVVTNMRKALSLQYTVGLIFYYGVSVLGYWAYGSTVSEYLPEELNTAKWVKVLINSAVFLQAIVSQHMFVAPIHETLDTNFLKLDESMNSKENCKRRFFLRAFIFTINSFMTAAFPFMGDFVNLFGSFSLIPLTFTFPSMIFIKVKGKTARTEQKLWHWFNVVFSSLLTVMTTISAVRLIVHNVWKYNFFADT from the exons ATGGCAACAATGGAAGCTGAAGGGAAAACAGAACCATCCTCCTTGGCCATCGAAGAAGGCCGAAAAGAGGGGGATCGAAATCTTGATTTTGTCCTTCCCTCTGCTCATACAATTGGTCATG attCATGGCAACAAGTTGGATTAATGCTGGTGACAAGCTTCAATTGTGGCTATATATTGAGTTTTTCAAATCTTATATTAGTGCCTTTGGGTTGGACATGGGGTATTATATGCTTGCTTGTTGTTGGGTTCTATATTGCCTATGGTAACTGGTTATTGGCAGCATTTCATTTTGTTGATGGTCAGAGATTCATCAGATATAGGGATATTATGGGCTCCCTTTATG GCAGAGAAATGTATTATATCACTTGGGCTTTCCAGTTTCTCACCCTTGTTCTTGGAAATATGGGCATGATTCTCCTTGGGGGAAGAGCACTCAAG GAGATAAACTCAGTATTGACTGAAGACCCTTTAAGGCTTCAGTACTACATTATCATCACTGGTGTGGCCTACTTCCTATTTGCGTTTTTGATTCCAACCATGTCTGATATGAAATTTTGCCTGGGACCCTCTACCATTATCACCGTTGCATACGTTGTTATCCTTCTGGTGTTGACAGGCAGAGATGTTG GGAAAAGAACAAACAGAGAACGTGACTATGAGATCCATGGAAGCATGGTGGGAAAGGTGTTCAATGGGTTTGGGGCAATTTCAGCCATTGTTGTCTGCAACACCACTGGTTTGCTGCTAGAAATACAG TCAACTCTGCGGAAGCCAGTAGTGACAAACATGAGAAAAGCCCTAAGTCTACAGTATACTGTGGGACTCATATTTTACTATGGTGTGAGTGTACTAGGATACTGGGCATATGGATCAACAGTATCTGAATACCTTCCTGAAGAGCTAAACACTGCCAAATGGGTCAAGGTCCTCATAAATTCTGCAGTCTTTCTGCAAGCTATAGTCTCCCAGCAT ATGTTTGTTGCACCAATCCATGAGACCCTTGATACTAACTTTCTCAAACTCGATGAAAGCATGAATTCGAAGGAAAATTGCAAACGTAGATTCTTCCTGAGAGCGTTCATCTTcacaattaattcatttatgaCAGCAGCTTTTCCTTTCATGGGGGACTTTGTAAACTTGTTTGGATCATTTTCACTTATCCCTCTAACTTTTACATTCCCAAGCATGATTTTCATCAAG GTAAAGGGAAAGACAGCTAGAACAGAGCAGAAGTTGTGGCATTGGTTCAACGTTGTTTTTTCTTCACTGCTCACAGTCATGACCACTATTTCTGCAGTTCGGTTAATAGTTCACAATGTTTGGAAGTATAATTTCTTTGCAGATACGTAA
- the LOC107418210 gene encoding putative pentatricopeptide repeat-containing protein At5g37570, translating into MEVTTALKNHSNNKADIAASLLKDCYSLSHLKQIHARILRSDLHRNASLASTLISLYASLSFPRSAHFVFSSSSHPNLSLFNHAIRAFSKIPSFCSESMNLYVRMVRIGITPDNLTYPFLLNSCASLNDLNHGIEVHGRVVRSGFGFYIPVSNALIDMYGKCDVLEGARKVFDEMSVRDVVSYNAVLGAYARGKVGMVDAQVLFDGMPVKNVISWNAMIVGYINCGDLDSARAIFDRVPERNIVSWTTMLVGYAKNGLIDLAKVFFDKMPERSLVCWTAMISAYAQNGRPSDALRLFRRMEKEHIKPDAFTMTAVISASAQLGQTDLANWITSYVDQHCIEQNLQVLTALVDMHAKCGNIEKAFRIFEKIPRRDVFSYSALITGLASHGHGVEALDIFQKMLAENIKPDCITFVGVLTACRHTGLVEDGMKYWESMVKDYDIEPDTDHYACMVDMLGRAGKLNEAHKLIKSMPMGPQPRALGALLAACRTYGNVEIAEEVAEQLFKLEPRNTGNYVLLSSIYAERGQWNEATKVRQAMKERSMNKCPGSSWVEIKSRGHGTEMKSRTQNNLIAN; encoded by the coding sequence ATGGAAGTAACAACGGCTCTCAAAAACCATTCAAACAACAAAGCCGACATTGCCGCTTCGCTGCTAAAAGATTGCTATTCTCTCTCCCACCTTAAGCAAATCCACGCCCGTATACTCCGATCCGACCTCCACCGCAACGCCTCGTTGGCTTCCACTCTCATCTCTCTCTATGCCTCTCTATCTTTCCCTCGCTCTGCCCACTTCGTCTTCTCCTCTTCCTCGCATCCAAACCTCTCTCTGTTCAACCATGCTATCAGGGCCTTTTCAAAGATTCCATCTTTCTGCTCCGAATCGATGAATTTGTATGTTCGAATGGTTCGTATTGGAATTACACCCGATAATCTTACGTACCCATTTTTGCTTAATTCGTGTGCTTCGTTGAATGATCTTAACCATGGAATTGAGGTCCATGGGCGTGTTGTTAGGTCAGGTTTTGGGTTTTATATTCCTGTTTCGAATGCTTTGATTGACATGTATGGTAAATGTGATGTGTTGGAGGGGGCAAGAAAGGTGTTCGATGAAATGAGTGTGAGGGATGTTGTTTCCTACAATGCTGTTTTAGGGGCTTATGCGAGGGGTAAGGTGGGTATGGTGGATGCCCAGGTTCTGTTTGATGGAATGCCGGTAAAGAATGTGATATCTTGGAACGCAATGATTGTAGGTTATATAAACTGTGGGGATCTGGATTCAGCTCGAGCTATTTTTGATAGAGTGCCTGAGAGGAATATTGTCTCTTGGACTACAATGTTGGTAGGCTATGCTAAAAATGGGCTAATTGATTTGGCTAAGGTTTTCTTTGATAAAATGCCTGAGCGGAGTTTGGTTTGTTGGACAGCTATGATTTCTGCATATGCACAGAATGGGAGACCAAGTGATGCACTGAGACTTTTCCGGAGGATGGAGAAAGAACATATAAAGCCTGATGCTTTCACCATGACTGCTGTTATCTCTGCATCTGCACAATTAGGGCAAACGGATCTGGCAAATTGGATCACATCATATGTGGATCAACATTGCATCGAACAGAACCTACAAGTACTCACTGCTTTGGTTGATATGCATGCCAAATGTGGGAACATAGAAAAGGCATTTCGCATATTTGAGAAGATCCCCCGACGGGATGTTTTCTCTTACAGTGCCCTAATCACCGGTCTTGCCTCCCATGGACATGGGGTCGAAGCTCTTGACATCTTCCAAAAAATGCTGGCAGAAAATATAAAGCCTGATTGCATCACTTTTGTTGGGGTATTGACTGCTTGTCGCCATACAGGACTTGTGGAAGATGGAATGAAATATTGGGAAAGCATGGTTAAAGATTATGATATTGAGCCTGATACTGATCACTATGCCTGCATGGTTGATATGCTAGGACGCGCTGGAAAACTTAACGAGGCTCACAAATTAATCAAGAGCATGCCTATGGGCCCCCAGCCAAGAGCATTAGGTGCCCTACTGGCAGCATGTAGAACATATGGCAATGTTGAGATTGCAGAAGAAGTCGCTGAGCAACTCTTCAAGTTGGAACCCAGGAACACTGGAAATTATGTCCTTCTTTCTAGTATATATGCGGAAAGGGGGCAATGGAATGAGGCCACAAAGGTACGTCAAGCTATGAAAGAGAGAAGCATGAATAAGTGTCCTGGAAGCAGTTGGGTTGAGATCAAAAGCAGAGGTCATGGAACTGAAATGAAGAGCAGAACTCAGAACAATCTTATAGCAAATTAA
- the LOC132799082 gene encoding uncharacterized protein LOC132799082: MASSSLVKVPYFRLRNELDGFQKKEEEDNVIFKKIRNWSKFRKINGRKRPRVRIPGLRKFLRKRGRFLSRFRVSLAKVLWRLKNGQAHMNDLLGGNYLFMQPNPSPFRCADRRPYLGTHCLHGLPRSRYSLGRIA; encoded by the coding sequence ATGGCTTCCTCATCACTGGTCAAAGTTCCTTATTTCAGACTGAGAAATGAATTAGATGGGtttcaaaagaaagaagaggaagacaatGTAATATTCAAGAAAATAAGGAACTGGTCCAAGTTCAGGAAGATAAATGGTAGGAAAAGACCAAGGGTTAGAATTCCAGGGCTGAGGAAGTTTCTGAGAAAAAGAGGGAGGTTTTTATCAAGGTTTAGAGTTTCATTGGCAAAGGTTTTGTGGAGGTTGAAGAATGGACAGGCTCATATGAATGATCTTCTTGGTGGGAATTATTTGTTCATGCAGCCAAATCCTAGTCCTTTCAGATGTGCTGATCGGAGACCTTATTTGGGTACTCATTGTCTTCATGGATTGCCACGAAGTAGGTATTCACTTGGAAGAATTGCTTGA
- the LOC107418211 gene encoding aldehyde oxidase GLOX, producing the protein MADKNGLLVSIKFMSVALLWLLQCFQYGMAGGDRKGRWVLLLNNMGVVGVHMALTHHNTVIIFDQTGVGPSRYRLRRRYNGTRCRDTRDDLTDSTCYAHSIEYDISSNRIRPLELYTDPWCSSGSFLSNGTLLQLGGFEKGSRRIRYFRPCGDRECDWKQSKRLLSDERWYASSLLLPENDRVIVVGGRREFSYEFVPKISSDEKSFGLPFLHRTYDRNAGGNNLYPFLHLSSDGNLFIFANQDSILFSYKRNRVIKTFPRIPGGGSRNYPSSGSSVILPLDYKNRFLRVEVMVCGGAASGAYRAARQGRFLKGLRSCGRMVITGDTHKWRMENMPGHRLLNDMVILPTGHILIINGAKRGAAGYNNARNASLQPYLYKPKKSLGRRFTVLKSTKIARMYHSSAILLPNGRVLIGGSNTHNRYALRNVAYPTELRLQAFVPHYMDRKYHKFRPSNFTVQYGHGHNGIKYGEEFHVQFHLGRRPNKDVDFTAYAPPFTTHSMSMNQRMLKLRSKSMVRAKSGLVNVVLEAPPSPRVAPPGYYLLTVVNGGIPSISKWVRFIYA; encoded by the coding sequence ATGGCAGACAAGAATGGTCTCCTGGTTTCTATCAAATTCATGAGCGTTGCATTGTTGTGGCTATTGCAATGTTTTCAATATGGTATGGCAGGGGGAGATAGGAAAGGAAGATGGGTGCTTCTGCTGAACAATATGGGAGTGGTGGGTGTGCATATGGCTCTAACCCACCATAACACTGTCATTATCTTCGATCAGACCGGAGTAGGACCGTCCCGGTACAGGCTAAGAAGGCGGTACAATGGAACGAGGTGCAGGGATACCCGGGATGATCTCACAGACTCAACATGCTATGCTCACTCCATTGAGTATGACATTTCGAGCAACAGGATTAGGCCTCTGGAGCTTTACACTGATCCTTGGTGTTCATCAGGATCTTTCTTGAGCAATGGAACACTTCTTCAGCTCGGTGGATTCGAAAAAGGTTCTCGTAGAATTCGATACTTTAGGCCCTGTGGCGACCGTGAATGCGATTGGAAGCAATCAAAGAGATTGCTCTCCGATGAGCGCTGGTATGCTTCCAGTCTGCTACTCCCTGAAAATGATCGTGTCATTGTGGTAGGTGGGAGAAGAGAATTCTCATATGAATTTGTACCGAAGATTTCTTCCGACGAGAAGTCTTTTGGTCTTCCATTCTTGCACAGGACTTATGACAGGAATGCAGGAGGAAACAACCTCTATCCATTCCTTCACCTTTCTTCGGATGGCAATCTGTTCATTTTCGCCAACCAGGACTCCATCCTCTTCAGCTACAAACGGAATAGAGTGATCAAGACCTTCCCTCGTATCCCCGGTGGTGGTTCGAGGAACTATCCAAGCTCTGGCTCATCAGTAATCCTCCCTTTAGATTACAAAAACCGGTTTCTTAGAGTGGAAGTCATGGTATGTGGAGGAGCTGCTTCAGGAGCCTATAGAGCAGCAAGACAAGGAAGATTCCTAAAGGGCTTGAGGTCTTGTGGAAGAATGGTGATCACAGGGGACACACACAAGTGGAGAATGGAAAACATGCCAGGACACCGGCTACTAAACGACATGGTGATACTTCCAACCGGCCATATTCTGATCATCAACGGGGCTAAACGTGGTGCTGCTGGATATAACAATGCAAGAAATGCTTCCCTCCAGCCTTACCTTTACAAGCCTAAGAAATCACTAGGCAGAAGGTTCACCGTCTTGAAGTCCACCAAAATAGCAAGAATGTATCATTCATCTGCCATTCTTTTGCCTAATGGTAGAGTTCTAATTGGAGGAAGCAATACTCATAATAGGTATGCATTGAGAAATGTTGCATACCCAACTGAGCTTAGGCTACAAGCATTTGTTCCACACTATATGGACCGTAAATACCATAAGTTTAGGCCTAGTAATTTCACAGTACAATATGGCCATGGACATAATGGAATAAAGTATGGGGAAGAGTTCCATGTTCAATTTCATCTGGGACGGAGGCCTAACAAAGATGTGGATTTCACTGCTTATGCACCACCATTCACGACACACTCTATGTCGATGAACCAGAGAATGCTGAAGCTCAGGAGCAAGAGTATGGTGAGGGCTAAAAGTGGTTTGGTGAATGTGGTTTTGGAGGCTCCACCTTCACCTAGAGTAGCACCTCCTGGTTATTACTTGCTCACAGTTGTGAATGGAGGAATTCCTAGCATTTCTAAGTGGGTTAGGTTTATATATGCTTga
- the LOC107418218 gene encoding E3 ubiquitin-protein ligase RGLG2, whose amino-acid sequence MGGSFSKRQRSSRYPSDASGSYSWGYQGYPQPPYMPPNHEYGQPQYASTPQSYGEVHAPESKRRLERKYSKIDDNYNSLEQVTEALARAGLESSNLIVGIDFTKSNEWTGARSFQRKSLHHIGDAQNPYEQAISIIGKTLSSFDEDNLIPCFGFGDASTHDQEVFSFYPDERFCNGFEEVLTRYRELVPQLRLAGPTSFAPIIEMGITIVEQSGGQYHVLVIIADGQVTRSIDTERGQLSPQEKKTVEAIVKASNYPLSIILVGVGDGPWDMMREFDDNIPARAFDNFQFVNFTEIMSKYMDRSRKEAEFALAALMEIPSQYKATLELNILGTTRGKVIDRVSLPPPSYGAASFNTSKPPPQSSSFRPSAPSSGGYNAPVGRATPAASASDNHLCPICLTDPKDMAFGCGHQTCCGCGQDLELCPICRSTIQTRIKLY is encoded by the exons ATGGGTGGGAGTTTTTCAAAACGTCAGAGATCATCAAGATATCCTTCTGATGCATCTGGCTCGTATTCTTGGGGTTACCAAGGTTATCCACAGCCTCCATATATGCCTCCAAACCATGAGTATGGGCAGCCGCAATATGCATCAACACCCCAAAGCTATGGTGAAGTTCACGCACCTGAATCCAAAAGAAGGTTGGAGAGGAAGTATTCAAAAATAGATGATAATTACAATAGCCTGGAGCAG GTAACTGAGGCACTGGCGCGTGCTGGCCTGGAGTCCTCCAATCTTATTGTTGGTATTGATTTCACAAAGAGCAATGAATGGACAG GTGCTAGGTCATTCCAGCGTAAAAGCTTGCATCACATTGGAGATGCTCAAAATCCTTATGAGCAGGCAATATCAATTATTGGCAAAACATTATCTTCCTTTGACGAAGATAACTTGATTCCTTGTTTTGGATTTGGAGATG CATCAACCCATGACCAAGAAGTTTTCAGCTTCTATCCAGATGAGAGGTTCTGTAATGGATTTGAGGAAGTTTTGACACGTTATAGAGAGTTAGTCCCTCAGCTACGACTTGCAG GGCCCACATCATTTGCCCCAATTATTGAAATGGGCATCACTATAGTTGAGCAGAGTGGTGGCCAGTACCATGTGTTAGTGATAATTGCTGATGGACAG GTGACTAGGAGCATTGATACTGAGCGTGGCCAGTTAAGCCCACAGGAAAAGAAGACTGTTGAAGCAATTGTGAAAGCAAG TAATTACCCCTTGTCAATTATACTCGTTGGGGTTGGTGACGGGCCATGGGACATGATGAGGGAATTTGATGACAACATCCCTGCTCGGGCCTTTGATAATTTCCAG TTTGTGAATTTCACAGAAATAATGTCAAAGTATATGGACCGTTCAAGAAAAGAAGCAGAGTTTGCTCTTGCAGCTTTGATGGAAATACCATCCCAGTATAAAGCAACGCTAGAGCTCAACATACTAGG CACTACTCGGGGGAAGGTTATAGATAGAGTTTCTCTTCCTCCGCCTTCGTATGGAGCGGCTTCATTTAATACCTCAAAGCCACCTCCACAATCAAGCAGTTTCCGTCCAAGTGCCCCTTCTTCTGGAGGATACAATGCTCCCGTTGGCAGGGCCACTCCTGCTGCTTCTGCTTCCGATAATCAT CTTTGTCCCATCTGCCTTACCGATCCGAAGGATATGGCATTTGGCTGTGGACATCAG ACATGTTGTGGATGTGGACAAGACCTTGAACTATGCCCAATTTGCCGTAGCACCATCCAGACCAGGATAAAGCTCTACTAA
- the LOC132800713 gene encoding 6,7,8-trihydroxycoumarin synthase-like yields MVLELRSAKRFQANWHAVTNEKVGNMIQTIAADYHNHSSSSSGLVINHVAFGKKYDGGKWSRFYEMIKETKELLVEFCITDFFPLLGWIKKFNGLEAKIGKWTVSMTK; encoded by the coding sequence ATGGTATTGGAACTGCGTAGTGCTAAGAGATTTCAAGCTAATTGGCATGCTGTGACTAATGAAAAGGTCGGAAATATGATTCAAACAATAGCGGCTGATTATCATaatcattcttcttcttcttctggtcTGGTAATCAATCACGTCGCGTTTGGAAAGAAATATGATGGTGGAAAGTGGTCTaggttttatgaaatgattaaaGAAACTAAAGAATTACTTGTGGAGTTCTGCATAACAGACTTTTTTCCATTGTTGGGTTGGATCAAGAAGTTCAATGGCCTTGAAGCAAAGATTGGAAAATGGACAGTTTCTATGACAAAGTGA
- the LOC107418212 gene encoding cytochrome P450 71A9-like, with protein MQDMFIAWIDTSAASLEWIMAELMKNSVVMKKAQDEVRQVVSKERKGKVEENDLSKLVYLKFVIKERFRLHPPAPLLVPRETTESFEIEVYNIPSKTRVFVNAIMIGKDPKYWENPNEFQPERFMDSSMDFRGHNFELLPFGFGRRGCPGINFSVLHIELVLASLLYCFDWELPHGMKREDLDMEEAFGITMHKKVPLCLCATPFT; from the coding sequence ATGCAGGACATGTTCATTGCATGGATAGATACATCAGCTGCAAGTCTAGAATGGATAATGGCAGAGCTGATGAAGAATTCAGTAGTCATGAAGAAAGCACAAGATGAGGTAAGACAAGTAGTTTCCAAGGAAAGAAAAGGGAAAGTGGAGGAAAATGATCTTTCAAAACTAGTTTACTTAAAGTTCGTGATCAAAGAAAGGTTTAGACTCCACCCACCAGCACCATTACTAGTTCCAAGAGAAACCACAGAGAGCTTTGAAATTGAAGTGTACAACATTCCGTCCAAGACTAGGGTCTTTGTGAATGCAATAATGATAGGGAAAGACCCAAAATATTGGGAAAATCCAAATGAGTTCCAACCTGAGAGATTCATGGATAGCTCAATGGATTTTAGAGGACACAACTTTGAGTTATTGCCATTTGGTTTTGGAAGGCGAGGTTGTCCTGGAATCAACTTTTCAGTGTTGCATATTGAGCTTGTATTGGCTAGTCTTTTGTATTGTTTTGATTGGGAGCTTCCTCATGGGATGAAAAGAGAAGATCTTGATATGGAAGAAGCATTTGGGATCACAATGCATAAGAAAGTCCCTCTTTGCCTATGTGCAACACCATTTACATAG
- the LOC107418237 gene encoding rhodanese-like domain-containing protein 11, chloroplastic isoform X2, with translation MEALGLPCLNTISLSCCSNSVSQKQKLNHFFSKGTFCRNTYGLSSSSSPKLMPTYGTRRFQWRTIRMQADDEDYELKQTKDMTAARKRWEALVREEKVKVLTPREAGYAIQLSNKTLLDVRPSTEHEKAWVKGSTWIPIFEVDNRLDPGTVSRKITSFVMGGWWSGVPTLTYDSRFLSKVEEKFPKETDLIVACQKGLRSLAACELLYNAGYRNLFWLQGGLESAEEEDLIREGPLPFKFAGIGGVSEFLGYHKTLNILILQTCITKRLIY, from the exons ATGGAAGCTCTAGGACTTCCTTGTCTCAACACTATTTCTCTTTCATGTTGTTCCAACTCTGTCTCTCAGAAGCAAAAACTCAACCATTTCTTTTCTAAAGGAACGTTTTGCAGGAACACTTATGggttatcttcttcttcttctcccaaACTCATGCCCACTTATGGAACTCGCCGTTTT cAATGGCGTACGATTCGTATGCAAGCTGATGATGAAGATTATGAGTTGAAGCAAACGAAGGATATGACTGCTGCCAGGAAGAGATGGGAGGCTTTG GTCAGGGAAGAAAAAGTTAAAGTTCTTACACCAAGGGAAGCTGGGTATGCAATTCAACTCTCTAATAAAACCTTACTTGATGTTCGTCCCTCTACAGAACACGAAAAG GCATGGGTTAAAGGCTCGACCTGGATTCCAATATTTGAAGTTGATAACAGATTGGATCCTGGCACAGTTTCAAGAAAGATCACAAGTTTTGTGATGG GGGGTTGGTGGAGTGGTGTGCCTACATTGACTTATGATAG CCGATTCTTATCAAAAGTTGAAGAGAAGTTTCCCAAAGAAACAGATCTTATTGTGGCATGTCAGAAGGGATTGAG ATCTCTAGCTGCTTGCGAACTGCTGTATAATGCCGGCTACAGAAACCTTTTCTGGCTTCAAGGGGGTCTAGAGAGTGCTGAAGAGGAG GATCTTATCAGAGAAGGCCCCTTGCCTTTTAAGTTTGCTGGAATTGGTGGAGTTTCAGAATTCCTTGGGTACCACAAAACACTCAATATATTGATACTTCAGACATGCATCACAAAACGCTTAATATATTGA
- the LOC107418237 gene encoding rhodanese-like domain-containing protein 11, chloroplastic isoform X1 → MEALGLPCLNTISLSCCSNSVSQKQKLNHFFSKGTFCRNTYGLSSSSSPKLMPTYGTRRFQWRTIRMQADDEDYELKQTKDMTAARKRWEALVREEKVKVLTPREAGYAIQLSNKTLLDVRPSTEHEKAWVKGSTWIPIFEVDNRLDPGTVSRKITSFVMGGWWSGVPTLTYDSRFLSKVEEKFPKETDLIVACQKGLRSLAACELLYNAGYRNLFWLQGGLESAEEEDLIREGPLPFKFAGIGGVSEFLGWTDQQRAAAAREGWGYRLLFSARLVGVFIVVDALFIGAQRVAQYLQELKSQ, encoded by the exons ATGGAAGCTCTAGGACTTCCTTGTCTCAACACTATTTCTCTTTCATGTTGTTCCAACTCTGTCTCTCAGAAGCAAAAACTCAACCATTTCTTTTCTAAAGGAACGTTTTGCAGGAACACTTATGggttatcttcttcttcttctcccaaACTCATGCCCACTTATGGAACTCGCCGTTTT cAATGGCGTACGATTCGTATGCAAGCTGATGATGAAGATTATGAGTTGAAGCAAACGAAGGATATGACTGCTGCCAGGAAGAGATGGGAGGCTTTG GTCAGGGAAGAAAAAGTTAAAGTTCTTACACCAAGGGAAGCTGGGTATGCAATTCAACTCTCTAATAAAACCTTACTTGATGTTCGTCCCTCTACAGAACACGAAAAG GCATGGGTTAAAGGCTCGACCTGGATTCCAATATTTGAAGTTGATAACAGATTGGATCCTGGCACAGTTTCAAGAAAGATCACAAGTTTTGTGATGG GGGGTTGGTGGAGTGGTGTGCCTACATTGACTTATGATAG CCGATTCTTATCAAAAGTTGAAGAGAAGTTTCCCAAAGAAACAGATCTTATTGTGGCATGTCAGAAGGGATTGAG ATCTCTAGCTGCTTGCGAACTGCTGTATAATGCCGGCTACAGAAACCTTTTCTGGCTTCAAGGGGGTCTAGAGAGTGCTGAAGAGGAG GATCTTATCAGAGAAGGCCCCTTGCCTTTTAAGTTTGCTGGAATTGGTGGAGTTTCAGAATTCCTTGG TTGGACAGATCAACAAAGAGCTGCTGCTGCCAGAGAAGGGTGGGGTTACCGATTACTGTTCTCTGCTCGTCTG GTTGGAGTCTTTATCGTTGTTGATGCCTTATTCATTGGTGCTCAGCGAGTAGCTCAATACCTTCAGGAACTAAAATCACAATGA
- the LOC107418237 gene encoding rhodanese-like domain-containing protein 11, chloroplastic isoform X3, which yields MEALGLPCLNTISLSCCSNSVSQKQKLNHFFSKGTFCRNTYGLSSSSSPKLMPTYGTRRFQWRTIRMQADDEDYELKQTKDMTAARKRWEALAWVKGSTWIPIFEVDNRLDPGTVSRKITSFVMGGWWSGVPTLTYDSRFLSKVEEKFPKETDLIVACQKGLRSLAACELLYNAGYRNLFWLQGGLESAEEEDLIREGPLPFKFAGIGGVSEFLGWTDQQRAAAAREGWGYRLLFSARLVGVFIVVDALFIGAQRVAQYLQELKSQ from the exons ATGGAAGCTCTAGGACTTCCTTGTCTCAACACTATTTCTCTTTCATGTTGTTCCAACTCTGTCTCTCAGAAGCAAAAACTCAACCATTTCTTTTCTAAAGGAACGTTTTGCAGGAACACTTATGggttatcttcttcttcttctcccaaACTCATGCCCACTTATGGAACTCGCCGTTTT cAATGGCGTACGATTCGTATGCAAGCTGATGATGAAGATTATGAGTTGAAGCAAACGAAGGATATGACTGCTGCCAGGAAGAGATGGGAGGCTTTG GCATGGGTTAAAGGCTCGACCTGGATTCCAATATTTGAAGTTGATAACAGATTGGATCCTGGCACAGTTTCAAGAAAGATCACAAGTTTTGTGATGG GGGGTTGGTGGAGTGGTGTGCCTACATTGACTTATGATAG CCGATTCTTATCAAAAGTTGAAGAGAAGTTTCCCAAAGAAACAGATCTTATTGTGGCATGTCAGAAGGGATTGAG ATCTCTAGCTGCTTGCGAACTGCTGTATAATGCCGGCTACAGAAACCTTTTCTGGCTTCAAGGGGGTCTAGAGAGTGCTGAAGAGGAG GATCTTATCAGAGAAGGCCCCTTGCCTTTTAAGTTTGCTGGAATTGGTGGAGTTTCAGAATTCCTTGG TTGGACAGATCAACAAAGAGCTGCTGCTGCCAGAGAAGGGTGGGGTTACCGATTACTGTTCTCTGCTCGTCTG GTTGGAGTCTTTATCGTTGTTGATGCCTTATTCATTGGTGCTCAGCGAGTAGCTCAATACCTTCAGGAACTAAAATCACAATGA